A genomic window from Tenebrio molitor chromosome X, icTenMoli1.1, whole genome shotgun sequence includes:
- the LOC138139932 gene encoding delta(24)-sterol reductase-like, with translation MAYKPDGLFEYILINYRWVFVCLFLLPASFFFDIWLYFRNWIVFKLSSAPKQHNSKVKDVQNQVTNWIKNGKKQFMCTARPGWQTVSFRRPKYKKTMYNIKVNLVDVLDVNLEKKTVRVEPLVTMGQLTATLNPLGWTIPVVPELDDLTVGGLVMGTGIESSSHKFGLFQHVCVAYELVLSDGSVVTCSAKENSNLFYSVPWSYGTLGILTAVEIKLIPAKKYVRLTYQPLQQLEEISRETELASKDSKNEFVETLVYNKDEAVLMTGNQIDTVEDDKINEIGKWYKPWFFKHVQAMLKKNKTVVEYIPLRDYYHRHTRSIFWELQDIIPFGNNVLFRYFLGWIVPPKVSLLKLTQTKAVTKLYENNHVIQDMLVPIETLKPSIEKFHEVLEIYPMWVCPFKLPANPGMVHPPKNPRTNETPPIYVDIGVYGVPKATNFSARQSTREIEKYVMNVNGFQMLYADTYMSRAEFRRMFDHTLYDKLRASLGCKSAFAEVYDKVNRSARE, from the exons ATGGCCTACAAACCGGATGGCCTTTTTGAATATATCCTAATCAATTACAGATGGGTGTTCGTTTGTTTGTTTCTTCTCCCTgcatcatttttctttgacatttgGTTGTACTTTCGAAACTGGATTGTTTTTAAACTGAGCAGCGCTCCCAAGCAACACAATTCCAAAGTCAAAGACGTACAAAACCAG GTGACAAATTGgatcaaaaatggaaaaaagcAGTTCATGTGTACCGCCAGACCCGGTTGGCAAACTGTATCATTTCGAAGACCTAAATATAAGAAGACAATGTACAATATCAAAGTAAACCTTGTAGACGTTCTAGatgtgaatttggaaaagAAG ACGGTACGTGTGGAGCCTCTGGTTACGATGGGTCAGCTGACCGCAACCTTAAACCCTCTGGGCTGGACCATTCCTGTGGTCCCGGAACTCGACGATTTGACAGTTGGAGGTTTAGTTATGGGCACCGGAATTGAATCATCCTCGCACAAATTCGGATTGTTTCAACACGTTTGTGTGGCATACGAACTAGTTTTGTCTGATGGTAGCGTTGTAACATGTTCGGCCAAAGAGAATTCGAATTTGTTTTATTCGGTACCTTGGTCGTACGGAACTTTGGGAATATTGACGGCTGTTGAAATTAAACTGATACCGGCTAAGAAATACGTCAGGTTGACCTACCAGCCTCTCCAGCAACTGGAAGAAATCTCCCGTGAGACAGAATTGGCAAGTAAAGACTCTAAAAACGAATTTGTCGAGACTCTGGTGTATAACAAAGACGAAGCAGTACTGATGACGGGGAATCAAATCGACACAGTTGAAGATGACAAG ATAAATGAAATAGGTAAATGGTACAAGCCGTGGTTTTTCAAGCACGTGCAAGCTAtgttgaagaaaaataaaacagtcgtGGAGTATATACCGCTGCGTGATTATTATCACAGACACACCAGATCTATATTTTGGGAACTTCAG GATATCATTCCTTTCGGTAATAACGTACTGTTCAGGTACTTCTTGGGATGGATCGTTCCTCCAAAAGTGTCGTTGCTAAAACTGACTCAAACTAAAGCTGTGACCAAACTTTACGAAAACAATCACGTGATTCAAGATATGCTGGTACCAATAGAAACACTCAAACCTAGTATTGAAAAGTTTCATGAAGTACTCGAGATATATCCGATGTGGGTCTGTCCTTTCAAGCTTCCTGCAAATCCGGGGATGGTACACCCTCCAAAAAATCCGCGAACTAACGAAACACCTCCGATATATGTTGATATTGGGGTTTACGGGGTTCCCAAAGCTACCAACTTTTCAGCAAGACAATCGACGagagaaattgaaaaatatgtcATGAACGTCAACGG GTTTCAGATGTTGTACGCCGACACTTACATGTCAAGGGCGGAATTCCGGCGGATGTTCGACCACACACTCTACGACAAGTTAAGGGCCAGTCTGGGATGCAAATCTGCCTTCGCCGAGGTCTACGACAAAGTGAACAGGAGCGCGAGGGAGTAG
- the LOC138139931 gene encoding uncharacterized protein, translating into MDIFYVKVTLFLAALLSLWGDSDAVCYFPQQFQGEFVMQTTTNLGTGVQYTTVNVTSVSIPIWGNCHRRKGNNNFILMLNYRETSCIRCLHLKLRSANVLQVFTLNQEIISKCYTTEKLAEENCPSEESLANREAAEILLFKKSGLYTRKEYCPIDGKYSITYKSNNPAQPNECTGYDSTMDSCPSGSILNFRLRGCTATPNVVDLKFECLASWSGPNNENYLIFADNNRQSNGQKPKYRCALYNHEYRTGDIQMALSRDSTCTTDLINATHGFETFSLTPRAENPWPAEASFGTCSFPKWMHGNWEHVRVDDDTMIYKDHSSFKTYTIKCVGVREDDNKYLIFSRTQCDEERYNCMRIVKRSNNILEFQLGSNASTTKDVFVLCSDDNFQDDSWITQGRTDMIDEMPSGKCPISGEYVGVIPDGEDLCAKLWSDCDTSELMYYQVSHCKTNEIYEEREYRCLGHWRESEYLYTYTQRRDVAAGTYECFVGVKMSNREIYIKEAGEHCQRHIDPLHYGMQLNKTSIYTCNYTTPRNPPSTRTSTKIPSDPRRPTVSILPTVKSTTKVRNFDTTGAETKNNNNTSSASTVKAMYLMCIIIYILKHFL; encoded by the exons ATGGACATCTTCTATGTGAAAGTGACACTGTTTTTGGCTGCGCTCCTCTCGCTAT GGGGCGACTCGGACGCCGTGTGCTATTTCCCTCAACAATTTCAAGGGGAATTCGTCATGCAAACCACCACAAACCTAGGCACAGGAGTACAATACACCACCGTCAATGTCACCTCCGTCTCGATCCCCATATGGGGCAACTGCCACCGACGCAAGGGGAACAACAATTTCATACTCATGCTCAA CTACAGGGAAACAAGTTGTATTCGGTGTTTACACCTGAAATTGCGATCTGCCAACGTTTTACAAGTGTTTACATTAAATCaggaaattatttcgaaatgttACACTACCGAAAAGTTAGCGGAAGAAAATTGTCCTTCCGAAGAATCCTTAGCAAATCGTGAAGCAGCGGAAATATTGTTATTCA AAAAGAGCGGTTTGTACACCAGAAAAGAATACTGTCCAATCGACGGCAAGTACTCtatcacgtataaaagtaacAACCCTGCGCAGCCGAACGAATGCACGGGATACGACTCCACAATGGACTCTTGTCCTTCCGGTTCGATCCTCAACTTCCGATTGAGAGGCTGCACTGCCACTCCGAACGTCGTCGATCTCAAGTTCGAGTGCTTGGCAAGCTGGAGCGGCCCCAACAACGAGAATTATCTGATTTTCGCCGACAACAACAGACAAAGCAACGGCCAAAAACCGAAATATCGTTGCGCC TTGTATAACCACGAGTATCGAACCGGCGACATCCAAATGGCTTTGAGTCGCGATTCCACCTGTACGACCGACTTGATCAATGCGACGCACGGCTTCGAGACCTTCTCGTTGACCCCACGAGCCGAAAATCCTTGGCCCGCGGAAGCGTCCTTCGGAACTTGCAGTTTCCCAAAGTGGATGCACGGCAATTGGGAACACGTTCGTGTTGACGATGATACAATGATATACAAAGACCACTCCTCGTTTAAAACTTACACCATCAAATGCGTTGGCGTTCGGGAAGACGACAATAAATACCTGATCTTCAGCAGGACACAATG CGACGAGGAACGCTACAACTGCATGCGTATTGTCAAGAGAAGCAACAATATATTAGAATTTCAGTTAGGGTCGAATGCTAGCACCACCAAAGATGTGTTTGTATTGTGTTCAGACGACAATTTCCAAGACGATTCGTGGATAACTCAAGGGC GAACCGACATGATAGATGAAATGCCTTCGGGTAAGTGTCCGATTTCAGGGGAGTACGTTGGTGTGATCCCAGATGGTGAAGATTTATGTGCCAAACTCTGGTCAGACTGTGACACTTCCGAACTGATGTACTACCAAGTGTCCCATTGTAAAACGAACGAGATCTACGAGGAGCGTGAATATAGATGTCTGGGACACTGGAGAGAGTCAGAATATCTGTACACTTATACACAAAGACGTGATGTAGCCGCGGGAACGTATGAATGCTTTGTTGGCGTGAAAATGTCGAATAGAGAAATTTATATCAAGGAAGCGGGAGAACATTGCCAAAGACATATAGATCCTCTGCATTACGGAATGCAACTGAATAAAACTAGCATATATACAT GTAATTATACAACGCCCCGCAACCCACCCAGTACGAGAACTTCTACAAAGATCCCGTCAGATCCCAGGAGGCCCACTGTTAGTATATTGCCGACGGTCAAGTCTACAACCAAAGTGCGGAATTTTG ACACGACAGGAGCAGAGACaaagaacaataacaataCAAGTTCAGCCAGTACGGTTAAAGCAATGTACTTAATGTGTATAATTATATATATACTTAAACATTTTCTGTGA
- the Urod gene encoding uroporphyrinogen decarboxylase has protein sequence MNTFPPLKNDRILRAARGELPDKLPVWVMRQAGRYLPEFMEFRKNHSFFEICQNAELACEVTLMPIRRYDLDAAIIFSDILVIPQALGMTVEMKAGIGPVLPDPLTTENLNELKIDGAVERLKYVGEAITLTRHKLEGKVPLFGFSGAPWTLMGYMIEGGGSKTLSKAKKWLYAHPDASHKLLELLTNIIIDYLVMQVEAGAQILQVFDSNADLLNKELYITYGLPYLRKIKQLVHLKLQEKKLEPVPMVLFAKGAHYCLPEQADLGYEVLGIDWTLEPEVVRRLLKGKNVTVQGNLDPCALYAPKEELARLVQNMIKQFGSQRYIVNLGHGIYPDMPPDSVQTLLETVHSVNI, from the exons ATGAACACATTCCCACCACTGAAAAATGACCGAATTCTTAGAGCTGCCAGGGGTGAATTACCCGATAAACTCCCCGTTTGGGTTATGAGACAAGCTGGGCGTTATTTGCCAG AATTTATGGAGTTTCGCAAGAaccacagtttttttgaaatatgtcaaAATGCAGAACTAGCCTGTGAAGTTACCTTAATGCCAATTAGGAGATATGATTTGGATGCAGCTATTATATTTAGTGACATTTTAGTCATTCCACAAGCATTAGGAATGACAGTGGAAATGAAAGCAGGGATT GGTCCAGTACTACCAGACCCTTTAACTACAGAAAATCTTAATGAATTGAAAATAGATGGGGCTGTTGAGAGATTAAAATATGTGGGGGAGGCTATTACATTAACCCGTCATAAATTGGAGGGTAAAGTACCCTTATTTGGATTTTCAGGAGCTCCA TGGACCTTAATGGGATATATGATTGAAGGAGGGGGATCCAAAACATTGAGCAAAGCTAAGAAATGGCTGTATGCTCATCCAGATGCATCACATAAATTACTTGAGTTATTAACAAATATTATAATTGATTATTTAGTCATGCAAGTTGAAGCAGGTGCTCAAATTTTGCAAGTATTTGACAGTAATGCCGACCTATTAAATAAGGAACTTTATATTACATATGGTCTTCCATACTTAaggaaaattaaacaattggTGCATTTAAaacttcaagaaaaaaaactgGAACCAGTACCAATG gtattGTTTGCAAAAGGAGCTCATTATTGCCTTCCAGAACAAGCAGATTTAGGATATGAAGTTCTTGGAATTGATTGGACATTGGAACCTGAAGTAGTGAGAAGATTATTAAAaggtaaaaatgttacagttcAGGGAAATCTGGATCCTTGTGCTCTCTATGCTCCCAAAGAAGAATTGGCTAGACTTGTTCAAAACATGATAAAACAGTTTGGAAGTCAAAGATACATTGTTAATTTAGGGCATGGAATTTATCCTGATATGCCTCCAGATTCAGTTCAAACATTGTTAGAAACTGTTCATAGTGTGAATATTTGA